Genomic window (Candidatus Zixiibacteriota bacterium):
AATCGGGATTCGATCTTTGCCCAAGAGGAGTTGGTCGGCGTCAAAGGGAGCGAAATGGCCGGTTGCCCAGATATTGAAATCCACCGCGCATCCGTCAAAGCAGATTCCGACGGTGTCGTAATTATCGGTAATAGATTCGAGACGGGCAAAATCTATGGTAATGTCCCACCAAATCTCATAAAGATTTTCCGCGATCGAGTCAGAATGTTTGACCCAGCCCCAGCGGTCGTTTTTGACGTAATCTTCGGAGGTTTCGAAACCTATCGGCCAGACGTTTACATTGGGGGCTGGTTCCCGGTCAAGCTGAACAAGAATCGAGCCATGGAGTTGTTCATATCCGATGATGCCAGGAACAATTATTCCGCATACGTACCATTTATTTGTCACGCTATCAAGAAAGACATAATATCCAGTCATTCCGGGCGTATTTAGCGTCTCAAACGGAGGACCGCCGATTAAGTGTTTGGAATCAAGCAAAGAATAATTCGGTGGAGGGCTGGTAACCTGATTGCCGGTATTGGGGTCATAGAAGAGTGAGAGATCGCTTTCATATTTATCCGCCGCCGATATCGGAACAGCCAGAATTAAAAATAATAACAGAATTTTGAGGAATCTATTTCCAGATCTGAACATCGGTCCTCCAGAGTTTATTTACAAAGCGGAATTCCATGGTTTTATGTTTTAATACTAAGGCGTAATGTCACATCTATCAGCTTATTGGAAATTACTCCTTACCTGACCATGTAGCATACCAGATGCGTAAATTGAAATTTTCTCAAGCAGTAAAAAAGCACTATCAATCGGTGGGGATGAAGTGCCTTACTTTAACCAAAATATAAGAGAAACAGAAGATATGTCAAGCGATTTGTGACTTCGACAAACCCCAATACCACATTGATTAACAACAGATTATGAGGATTGATGAAATCTACGCTTCACTATTTTAGATTTTGAACATTTTTACAAAATGACTTTATCGAATATAATGTTCCTGTTTGTGAATGTTTGGAGCTTGCGCAAAATGTTGCATAATATTTTCCAATTGACCATTAACCGACAATTGATTGATGGGGAAACATTTTAATATTCAAAAAAAACGGCCGCAATAATAAATAAAAACTCATTGGACTGTGTAAATTTATTCTACTCTTTAATACTAATAAAAATCTATCGACAGCTGGGATATATCCGGCGAAAGCTCAAGTTCAATTTTGTTTAATCGTGAATTATAATCGGGATTAGTATAGGCGTCATCGGTTTCAATAAAGCCGATTCTCTCAAACAAACGGCGTAAATCATCGCCGTATCCGGAAACTTTGATACCGCTGTTTTCAGGGGCGTAAACTGAGAAGTTGGCATCTTCTCCCTCAAGTGATACTTTAATATTTTCCAACATCTCACCCAAATACATATTGATACGGCCACGTTCTGATCTAACGAAGAGTTCCTGCAAATTCAATGATTTGCAGTCGATTTCCATATCCGATTTACCGCCGTAGAATTTCAGGCTTAACGGCAGGTGATCGGCGACCCTGATATTCCAGTTATCATAGGAGCTCCGATAATGAGAATCGCCCCATCCCCAGATACGTTTTTCTTCGGCGATATCAATTTTGGCAATACCGTTGGAGACATCATAATCAATATCCGGTTTATATTTACGTCGTTTAAATCGGCCGTTAAATAAATCGCTGGCGGTTTTTTTCAAATTAATATCGACGTTTTTGACATCAAGGGTCATTTCCACGCTGGAGATTTCCGCGTCTTTTTCAATTTCATATTTGTATGTATCGCCTCGGCGGGAAAAATCCAAATTTGAATATGATGAGCCTATCGCAACCCATAATACGATTCCGGAAAATAACACCGGCGCGAGGTATGAAATGAAAACCGCTTTCGATTTGGCGAAGATTTTTTCTACTCCGATAGCGATTAATATAATCGGCCAGAGAGCAACGATATCTTCCCAGACATACCAGTCGACAACTCCAAAGTTATGCAGCAGGATTAGCCCGCCAGCCAATATGAAATATATGCCCCATCTAAACCTGGCTGGAGTCATGCGGTCCCCCTTTCAACTCCTGATTTTCGGCCTCTTCCCGGCGGCGCCGGTTGCCCCATCTAAAGATCAGGAATATACCGACCAATATTAGCAAAGCCGGCCAGAATTGTTCAAAATCCCACCACCAGAAGTTGTTTCTCAATATAAAGAAAACTCCGATAGCTATTAAAATAGCACCTGGGACA
Coding sequences:
- a CDS encoding DUF5668 domain-containing protein, with the translated sequence MTPARFRWGIYFILAGGLILLHNFGVVDWYVWEDIVALWPIILIAIGVEKIFAKSKAVFISYLAPVLFSGIVLWVAIGSSYSNLDFSRRGDTYKYEIEKDAEISSVEMTLDVKNVDINLKKTASDLFNGRFKRRKYKPDIDYDVSNGIAKIDIAEEKRIWGWGDSHYRSSYDNWNIRVADHLPLSLKFYGGKSDMEIDCKSLNLQELFVRSERGRINMYLGEMLENIKVSLEGEDANFSVYAPENSGIKVSGYGDDLRRLFERIGFIETDDAYTNPDYNSRLNKIELELSPDISQLSIDFY